Genomic segment of Pseudomonadales bacterium:
ATTAGTAATTGTGTCTGCCGGTTAGATTCTTCTTGAGCGACCAGGCGACTTTGCTTGGTAAGCAATACAAGCCAAGCCAGAATGCCAAAAATGATCATCAGAATGAAGTACAGCGTGACCAGCAAGCTTTTTAGCGTTTCGGCAAATTCAGGCTGCTGAACCAGCATGTGCTTATAGACTAGGGCTAATAGTGCAGCCGTAAGCCCTGCCAACAGCGCAAATAAAAAGCTGAAGTAGCCAAATTTTGATTCGGCTAAAAATGACAGCCGTTGAGGCAGGCATTGTTTGACGAAATTCGCGGTTTGTTCTGAGAAGCGTGCCTGCGGCTTACAGCTGTCAAGGCAGCGTGCATCTAAGGAGCAGCATAGTGAGCAAATTGGGCCTTGGTAGGCCGGGCAAAAGCTCATATCTTCTTGTTCAAATACATTTTCGCAAATCGTGCAAGCGGAGTGCGATTGATTCTGATCAAGCGACGGCTGTCGGGCTATATAGTATTTGCCACCCGTTAACAGGGCTATGCCTGGTACCGCGATATAAGTTATTGCAAGACTGATATAGTGCGCTAGCGCCTGTGCCTCAAGGCCAAACTTACCTAGGTAGCATAAGATACCGATAATTGACGATAGCAGCATAGAACCTACGCCCACTGGATTGATATCATATAAATGAGCGCGCTTAAACTCGACATAGCTTGGGCTTAAACCTACATTTTTATTGATTAACAAGTCAGCTGAGAGCGAGCCCAGCCAGCTTACCGCGATAATTGCAAACATACCTAACACATTTTCTAAAGCACGATAGATACCAAGCTCCATCAGCAGCAAGGCTATGCTGACATTAAATACTAACCAAACAACTCGACCTGGATGACTGTGCGTGAGACGTGAGAAAAAGTTTGACCAAGCTATAGAGCCGGCATAGGCATTAGTCACGTTGATTTTCATCTGCGCGATAATCACCATTACACCGGCTAAGGCCAGGGATAGCATTGGTGATTGCGTCATATAGTCGAACGCTAGTTGATACATATGTGTTGGATCTGCGGCCAGTGCTATCGTTTGGCCCTGGCCAAATGCAAGCCATGCTAAGAATGAGCCAAACAGCATTTTAATAATACCTGGTAGAATCCAGCCGGGGCCGGCAAAGAGCAGTGATAACCACCATTTGCTCGCTTTGATGGTTTGCTTTTCCGGTAAAAAACGAAGGTAGTCTACTTGTTCACCAATCTGCGCCACCATTGCAAACAATACTGCCGACGCGGCACCAAATAACAGTAGGTTGAAATCTGTGCTGCTGCCACCCTGGCCAACGGCAGTATTTTGCGCACCGGCAAACAGCAGCCATTGGTTTAATTTACCACTCTCGACATACAGCACAGCGGCAATGGCTAAAATTTGCAATGTTAGCCAGATGGGTTGCGTGCCTATTTGGAATCGCGATATCCAGCTTATACCGTGTGTGACAATAGGGATTACTGCAAGCGCACAAATGACATAGCCAATCGCTAGTGGAATGCCAAACAAGGCTTTTAACGCCATGGCTAAAATTGCAGCCTCAATCGCAAAAAAGATAAAGGTGAACGAAGCATAAATCAGTGAGGTTATGGTTGAGCCTAAATATCCAAAGCCCGCTCCGCGCGTCAGCAAGTCAATATCTAAACCATGTTTAGCTGCATAATAGCAAATGGGGGTGCCAGTTAGGATAATGACCAAACTTACCGTCAATATCGCATAGATGGCGTTAGCAACCCCATAATTGAGCGTGATTGCGCCGCCAATCGCTTCTAAGGCTAAAAACGCAGTGGCACCCAGCGCTGTCGAGGCAACCATCGAGGCACTCCAGCGTCGTGCACTTTTAGCGGTGAAACGCAGTGCATAATCTTCCAGAGTTTGGTTGTTGACCCACTGGTTATACTGACGCCGTACTTTAAAAATTTGCTGCGATGCGCGCATAAAACAACTATAAAAACTACATGGTATTAAGAGCAAATTTCATGTTAGCAGAGCTTGCTGTGAATGCATATGGGGTAAATGACGTAGATAATTTGATGCACATTAACTGACTTTGCTGCGTAAAGATTAGTAGTTAAGTTATCTCTAAAGCATTTGATCGCTGCTAGCTTGATTGGATATCGTTGTTTGTGTCTTGCTCGCAGCTTCTTTGCCATCTTATATGCATGAACATTCGATGGTTTGAGACGAGCAAACGCCACTCAGCGTCAAATATTGCAAGTGTTGATATATGTAATACACTTGTTCAACAAGCTTTGTTACTTATTAAGTAAGCTGTTTGTCTGGCTAATTTTTGTAACACAGCCTAATGAATTTTGACCCGTTGCTTGTCGAGTGTAAAAAGTGTAAAAGATGATCAACAATGTTGGACTGTAACAATCAACGTTACTACTAACACAATATTTTTTAAAGGCTAGCTGCCAAGCTGGCTACGTTGCTTTAGGGCGATAATCTAGCTACCGCGATTTATGGAAGTGTTTATTGTTTAAAGGGAAGTTAATTGATGTTTCTACAGAGTGATTTTTCCTCCTATAAGTCGCTATTAGTGGTGCGCTCACCTTCTAACTGGATTTTTCTTTTCTACCACGCCTATCGTTTTTTATTCGGCTTTTGCCTGATGAGTTTAGCCTTTCAACATAATACAGCCATTTTTGATTTTTCGATTCCGAGTCACTTAATAAGTTTATTAGCTTTTTACTGTACTACCGCAGGGCTGTTCTTTGCTTTATTTGCATTTCAGAAGCCTAACGATCTCGGTATGATTTTTATCGCGTTTTTCTTTATCGTCTCAGATCTGATTTGTTTAGCTTATTTGAGTTATCTTGCTGCACCAGAGCACAGCGTGTTCGCTTCTTTGATGTTTGTACCCTTAGCTTTTGGTGGTGTGTTGGTAGCAGGGCGATTATCCGGTTTTTTACCGGCATTGAGTTTTTTGAGCTTAGCCCTTGTGCAATTCCGGCTATGGATAGAAGACTTTTTACCGAATTATCAAGGTCTTTTAGAGACCGGCATTTTGGGTGCTGAATTTTTCCTGGTCAGTTATTTATTTCAGTTTTATTCGAAAAAATTACTCTACAATGAAAACCGGCTAAGCATGTTAGAAAAATTACGCCAAGCTGAAGCGTATGCGCAGCAGGCGCAGCAGGAGCTAGAGTCATCAAATAAAAAATTGCAAATGCTGCTTAAGTCGGCGGGTGAAGGCGTACTTGGGCTTGATACAAAGGGCAATATAAATTTTGCTAACCCCTATGCTGGCGAATTACTAGCGCTGCCGGCCGATGATTTGCTAGCAATGAATATTCGTGACTTATTGATTAAGGGGATGACGGTCACTGATCAAGTGAGTGATCGACAGTACAATCAATACCGCAAGCTACGCACAGCATTTGCTTTCCCTGAGGCTGAGAGCTATGTACATAATCAGTGGCGCAAAGCAGATGGCGAGTCATTCTTTGTGGAATATTCCTGTGAGTCCCTGAATGAAGGCGATGGTTTTGTGCTGATATTTCAAAATATTACGGCACGCAAGCATGATGAAGACTTGCTGCAGCATATGGCCAACTATGACAGTTTGACTGATGTGCCAAATCGACAGTATTTCTTAAATACCTTAACTCGCACACTACATTTAGCATCACGCTCTAAGCAGCAGCTGGCGGTCTTTTTTATTGATCTTGATCATTTTAAATTCATTAACGATAAACTGGGTCATGCCTGCGGCGATCAATTGTTGATGGTTATTGCTAAACGCATTCATGACAGTATCCGAGCCAGCGACTGTGTTGCGAGGATTGGCGGTGATGAGTTTGCGGTGATGTTGCCTAACCTGCAACATACTGATGATGCAGCCGCCATAGCTAAGACTATTTTAGATAAAATATACGAGCCGATATGCGTAAACGAACATAGCTTCAATGTCACCAGCAGCATTGGTATATCAATGTTTCCTCAAGATTCTGCCGATGCAGATACGCTATTAAAAGATGCCGATACCGCCATGTATGCGGCTAAGCATGCTGGGCGCGGCACCTATCAATTTTTCCAGACAGAGATGCAGACTAAGATTGATGACAGTAAGCGGATTCAAATTCTGCTGCATCAAGCCTTCGAGCAGCATGAATTTTATTTAGCGTTTCAACCGATATTTGATCTACGCAGCCAATCTATTAGCACGCTTGAGGTGCTTATTCGTTGGAAAACCGCGCAAGGCGAGGAAATTCCGCCCGATGTGTTTATACCAATTGCAGAAGAAAACGGAAAAATACGTGATATTGGTATGTGGGTTTTAGAAACTGCCTTGGTGCAGTTAAAAGAGTGGTGTTTACACCTAGATCAGCTTCCTAGACTTGCGCTGAATCTTTCCTCACGACAGCTTAGCAATGCGGATTTTCGCTATAAACTTCGTAAGTTGCTCGATATATATGATATCGCTGCTTCGCAGATTGAATTAGAGCTTACTGAAACCAGTATGATGGAAAATCCAGAGGCCTGTTTGTCCGAAATATACGCCCTGCACGATATGGGTATTCGAGTGTCGATTGACGATTTTGGAACCGGTTATTCGTCGTTGGATTATTTGCGACGACTACCGTTAGATAATTTGAAAATCGATAAATCCTTTACCTTTGGTATTGGTCAGTCGGAAAATGATGAGCAGCTNATCAAGNTAATGGTGAGTATGGCAAAATCGCTAGACCTTGAGGTGATTGCTGAAGGTGTAGAGACCGAACAGCAGCTAGAATTTTTGCGCGAACTAGGTTGTGAAAAAGTACAGGGCTACTTAATTCACAAACCCTCTGCAGCCGAGGAAATACTAAACTTTATGTCTAGCAAGTTGGTAAACGCGAAGGATAGCGATGTGCGCGAGAATCGCAACGAGGATAAGGTTGCCTCTATTCATCAGCTGCCCAAGGGCTAGTAGCAGAGGCTCATCGATCTTCAGTGCTATTGCGGCAAAGTTGCTGAATCAAACGCTGGTGCGCAGGAAACTGTGCGATTAGGGATGAGGTCTGTGCCAGTTCAAAGTCGGCGAAGTCAAAGCCTGGGCTAACCGTGCAGCCAAAAAAGCTAAACTCCCCCAAACTCTTGGCTGCAAACCAGCTGCCATGCGGTACACAATAGAAAGGTGTGAACCCCTCGGCCGGCTGACCAAGTGTGATTTCTGTAAGTGCTTGCTTATTAGGATTGAGGATATATAGCTGTAGCGGTGCGCCGCTGTAATGGTGCCAGCACTCGTCAGATTGAATCCGGTGCCAGGCTGAAAAGTCGCCAGCGGCGAAAGCACCTAATAAGAAATAAATTGCGCTGCATACCGGTCGCGAGTCTGAGCTGTTAAAGCGTGCATCAAGTGTTGTCATATCTTGGCTGGTATAGATACGCTTATAAAATCCACCTTCAGGGTGCGGCTCTAAGTCAAAGCGTGCAATCAGTTCATTAGCGCCTGTGCCTTTGCTGTGAGTATCCATCGCTGTGCTTTGCTGCAGGCTCTGTGTTTCACTTTGCATTTGGTTCAGGTTTTGGTTTGTTTCATGTCCGGGCCAGGCCTTAATCAGCGGCACCATAGCTGCAGCTAGACGCTCCGCGCATAGGCCAATAGCTTGGCTATCAGTACCCAGGTCATTACCCTGTGCATCCAATTGGTTACTGACTGCTCGCAACATCAATGCAGGCACAGCTTGTGCAACAGCGGCACGAAAGAAACCGGCTGCTTCCATTTCTACCGCGAGACAGGACTGCTGCTGAATCAGCTGCATGGCTTCTTTTGGCGCAGGAAAAACGTTAGTAGAGGCTAGGCAGCCACGAGTGATTGCAGCATCGAAATAATGATCTAAATTCTGGCTTGTTGAAGAAACAGATTGA
This window contains:
- a CDS encoding cupin domain-containing protein, whose product is AFVQQCEKLEPQQFAGKRFFQARYQQTTIAIAYTGIGHAAAQETTALLIQHICPSGILFVGTAGGLQAGQKVGELVIANAYLDVDTALLCNAVEGSAFDSALYDPHRQQRLQAHQSVSSTSQNLDHYFDAAITRGCLASTNVFPAPKEAMQLIQQQSCLAVEMEAAGFFRAAVAQAVPALMLRAVSNQLDAQGNDLGTDSQAIGLCAERLAAAMVPLIKAWPGHETNQNLNQMQSETQSLQQSTAMDTHSKGTGANELIARFDLEPHPEGGFYKRIYTSQDMTTLDARFNSSDSRPVCSAIYFLLGAFAAGDFSAWHRIQSDECWHHYSGAPLQLYILNPNKQALTEITLGQPAEGFTPFYCVPHGSWFAAKSLGEFSFFGCTVSPGFDFADFELAQTSSLIAQFPAHQRLIQQLCRNSTEDR
- a CDS encoding EAL domain-containing protein; amino-acid sequence: MFLQSDFSSYKSLLVVRSPSNWIFLFYHAYRFLFGFCLMSLAFQHNTAIFDFSIPSHLISLLAFYCTTAGLFFALFAFQKPNDLGMIFIAFFFIVSDLICLAYLSYLAAPEHSVFASLMFVPLAFGGVLVAGRLSGFLPALSFLSLALVQFRLWIEDFLPNYQGLLETGILGAEFFLVSYLFQFYSKKLLYNENRLSMLEKLRQAEAYAQQAQQELESSNKKLQMLLKSAGEGVLGLDTKGNINFANPYAGELLALPADDLLAMNIRDLLIKGMTVTDQVSDRQYNQYRKLRTAFAFPEAESYVHNQWRKADGESFFVEYSCESLNEGDGFVLIFQNITARKHDEDLLQHMANYDSLTDVPNRQYFLNTLTRTLHLASRSKQQLAVFFIDLDHFKFINDKLGHACGDQLLMVIAKRIHDSIRASDCVARIGGDEFAVMLPNLQHTDDAAAIAKTILDKIYEPICVNEHSFNVTSSIGISMFPQDSADADTLLKDADTAMYAAKHAGRGTYQFFQTEMQTKIDDSKRIQILLHQAFEQHEFYLAFQPIFDLRSQSISTLEVLIRWKTAQGEEIPPDVFIPIAEENGKIRDIGMWVLETALVQLKEWCLHLDQLPRLALNLSSRQLSNADFRYKLRKLLDIYDIAASQIELELTETSMMENPEACLSEIYALHDMGIRVSIDDFGTGYSSLDYLRRLPLDNLKIDKSFTFGIGQSENDEQLIKXMVSMAKSLDLEVIAEGVETEQQLEFLRELGCEKVQGYLIHKPSAAEEILNFMSSKLVNAKDSDVRENRNEDKVASIHQLPKG
- a CDS encoding response regulator, producing MRASQQIFKVRRQYNQWVNNQTLEDYALRFTAKSARRWSASMVASTALGATAFLALEAIGGAITLNYGVANAIYAILTVSLVIILTGTPICYYAAKHGLDIDLLTRGAGFGYLGSTITSLIYASFTFIFFAIEAAILAMALKALFGIPLAIGYVICALAVIPIVTHGISWISRFQIGTQPIWLTLQILAIAAVLYVESGKLNQWLLFAGAQNTAVGQGGSSTDFNLLLFGAASAVLFAMVAQIGEQVDYLRFLPEKQTIKASKWWLSLLFAGPGWILPGIIKMLFGSFLAWLAFGQGQTIALAADPTHMYQLAFDYMTQSPMLSLALAGVMVIIAQMKINVTNAYAGSIAWSNFFSRLTHSHPGRVVWLVFNVSIALLLMELGIYRALENVLGMFAIIAVSWLGSLSADLLINKNVGLSPSYVEFKRAHLYDINPVGVGSMLLSSIIGILCYLGKFGLEAQALAHYISLAITYIAVPGIALLTGGKYYIARQPSLDQNQSHSACTICENVFEQEDMSFCPAYQGPICSLCCSLDARCLDSCKPQARFSEQTANFVKQCLPQRLSFLAESKFGYFSFLFALLAGLTAALLALVYKHMLVQQPEFAETLKSLLVTLYFILMIIFGILAWLVLLTKQSRLVAQEESNRQTQLLITEIEAHKATDLALQQSMQLADAANSAKSRYLTGISHELRTPLQSILGYAQILGRDTRLPEERQESVAIIQRSGEYLADLIEGLLDISRIEAGRLEIFNGQVDLHTLLNQLVSMFRLQCATRQIDFIYHCSETLPKYVNVDEKRLRQILINLLSNAVKFTEQGHVIFRVNYRNQVAEFIIEDSGIGMQQDELSRIFQPFERLRKSQLAVATGTGLGLTIVKLLCDIMGGDVSVESKPGQGSIFKVMLMLPRVLKPVSEPSQERHIIGYQGPSKTIMVVDDEPTHRSLMIDLLSPLGFTLLEARSAEGCLADDQLMSVDLFLLDMSLPGMQGIELANYLRAQSIQAPIIMVSADADEKHVSNSSEHAHDAYLVKPIRLQALQETIGQLLQLDWLSQAATSGNDQSTAIPSMHALDNRLLAKHTAAATAVIDIPKHHAIDELISYAELGYAKGFRKKLRSLEHDQNFPPELYTQLLELAKNMQFNDIVAILK